A window of the Paludisphaera rhizosphaerae genome harbors these coding sequences:
- a CDS encoding tyrosine-type recombinase/integrase, translating into MNEAGRGLVQRRGGGIILPALIAQEGDRAGRRFVEFFTAQIRNPNTRKAYAQAVGQFLNWCEERRLTLQTLEPVTVAAYVEELGRSKSVPTVKQHLAAVKMLLDWMVIGQIIPVNPAASVRGPKHVVTKGKTPYLSAEDARTLLSSIEPSTLLGLRDRALIAVMTYSFARITAVLSMTVDDYYANGKKWRLRLHEKGGKFLEVPVHHKAEEYLDAYIHAAKIEGDKRGPLFRSGNRRSGELNAKPLRRNNAWEMVKRRAAEVGLTHKLCNHSFRATGITAFIAAGGTIEKAQQIAGHASSKTTQLYNRTSDEITLDEIERIAI; encoded by the coding sequence ATGAACGAAGCGGGCCGTGGGTTGGTTCAACGTCGGGGCGGCGGAATCATCCTGCCCGCCCTCATCGCCCAGGAGGGCGACCGGGCCGGGCGACGCTTCGTCGAGTTCTTCACCGCCCAGATTCGGAACCCCAACACGCGAAAGGCCTACGCCCAGGCCGTTGGCCAGTTCCTCAACTGGTGCGAGGAGCGACGGCTCACGCTCCAGACGCTCGAGCCCGTGACGGTGGCCGCCTACGTCGAGGAGCTGGGCAGGTCGAAGTCCGTGCCGACGGTCAAGCAGCACCTCGCGGCCGTCAAGATGCTCCTCGACTGGATGGTCATCGGGCAAATCATCCCGGTGAACCCCGCCGCCTCGGTTCGAGGCCCGAAGCACGTCGTCACCAAGGGCAAGACGCCGTACCTGTCGGCCGAAGACGCCCGCACGCTCTTGAGCAGCATCGAACCTTCGACGCTCTTGGGCTTGAGGGACAGGGCCCTCATCGCCGTGATGACGTATTCCTTCGCCCGCATCACGGCGGTGCTGTCGATGACCGTCGACGACTACTACGCGAACGGGAAGAAGTGGCGGCTCAGGCTCCACGAGAAGGGCGGCAAGTTCCTCGAAGTCCCGGTGCATCACAAGGCTGAAGAGTACCTGGACGCATACATCCACGCTGCTAAAATCGAAGGGGATAAGCGAGGCCCCCTCTTCCGCTCAGGCAACCGGAGGAGCGGAGAACTCAACGCGAAACCGCTCCGGCGGAACAACGCGTGGGAGATGGTGAAGCGGAGGGCCGCCGAGGTCGGGCTCACGCACAAGCTCTGCAATCACTCGTTCCGGGCCACGGGAATCACCGCGTTCATCGCGGCGGGGGGGACCATCGAGAAGGCCCAGCAAATCGCCGGGCACGCGAGCTCGAAGACGACGCAGCTCTACAACCGGACGTCGGACGAAATCACGCTCGATGAGATTGAGCGAATCGCCATCTGA
- a CDS encoding SIR2 family protein — protein sequence MGKKKPKLELPTHLLNEIEAGNVVLMLGAGASREATNEKGEHPPLAGELAERIAKQFLTSKYYKSPLNLVSAYAISQSDIYTFQKFVAETVVGFKPGPSHHRLKAFRWSGIATTNYDTLLEDAYDDENKPAAQKLVTAIDDSDRPDDQLKTVNSVLCLKLHGCVTRVANTAVPLILTTEQYNTHEKGRKLIFDRLFNWAATRPVLYAGYSLQDANLLGLIQRIHAAIPSPPRSFLVTLGIDEIQKTHWEHFRISAFNGTFEDLADTLDTQISGLFRGLRQTSEIGNLAISDRFIKRDVTLPFATTQFLERDADYVKSVVPAAKIEPKQFYMGTSSEWSAVEQELDVRRHLTDSILLEHILPGSASSKSASCFIVVKSHAGSGKSVFLQRLAWDASREYDKLCLKIRPGGNINLAALSNLADQVNERIFLFVDNIVEYRRDIVSLFDERGTLAGRITVVGAARTNEWNLAPDSLTTLATNVYDLKYLSRDEIDGLLAKLETHKSLGTLEKLPHSARQAAFLELADRQLLVALHEATLGKPFEDIILDEYNQISPHRAQLMYLTVCLLYQFGSPVRAGLISRLYNLPFSEFEKSFFKPLEQIISATKDTGSGDMVYKARHPHIAELVVSTVLQNKEDLFHEVLKAIRFLNPSYNSDNAAFRRLLNGTTLVTTFPDHQMVSQLFEAAEEVTGENAHLLQQKCIYEMKRQNGNLSLADSYIQKALSSPRPSNALHHTHAELHVRRAEAATQPLDKRYHLEEAIKICEQLKSRRDDPFPYYTLLKIKTVQIRDELNSDDANDESVDHLVRAAEKTLREGMSRHSDNAFLLKAEADLATVLSEHSRAIGAMERSFEINNRASHIAVRLAAHYESLQNLDKAVDIFRKGIAAKASDQRLHYLYAKLLSDHGLGQPEEISHYLKKSFGPGDRKLEPRLLYGRQLFLMGKLEESDEVFHDLRNHRMSPESRTRLRFKTSESFIGQVIYMDSHYFIISRSGDSARIYCSRDDLSRAEWDSVAKDCRVRFNIGFCMNGVRAFAVQRA from the coding sequence GTGGGCAAAAAGAAGCCGAAGCTCGAACTTCCAACGCATCTTCTGAATGAGATTGAGGCCGGCAACGTCGTCCTGATGCTGGGAGCCGGGGCCAGTAGGGAAGCGACCAACGAAAAGGGCGAACATCCCCCGCTCGCCGGAGAACTGGCCGAGAGGATTGCCAAACAATTTCTCACATCCAAATACTATAAATCTCCGCTAAATCTCGTATCCGCATACGCAATTAGCCAATCAGATATATATACATTTCAAAAATTTGTCGCCGAGACGGTAGTAGGTTTCAAGCCGGGCCCCTCGCACCACAGGCTCAAGGCATTCCGTTGGAGCGGAATCGCGACCACCAACTACGACACGCTCCTTGAGGATGCCTACGACGACGAGAACAAACCGGCAGCCCAAAAGCTGGTCACTGCCATAGATGATTCGGACCGACCAGACGACCAGTTGAAGACCGTGAATTCGGTCTTATGCCTGAAGCTGCATGGCTGTGTAACCCGCGTTGCGAATACGGCCGTCCCGCTCATCCTTACGACCGAGCAGTACAACACCCACGAGAAGGGGCGGAAGCTCATCTTCGACCGCCTATTCAACTGGGCCGCCACTCGCCCCGTCCTCTACGCTGGATACAGCCTTCAAGATGCGAACCTACTCGGCCTCATTCAGCGAATACACGCGGCCATCCCCTCGCCGCCTCGCTCCTTCCTCGTGACGCTTGGAATCGATGAGATTCAGAAAACCCATTGGGAGCACTTTCGCATATCTGCGTTCAACGGCACGTTCGAGGACCTGGCAGACACGCTGGACACGCAGATTAGCGGATTATTCCGAGGTCTCAGACAGACGTCGGAAATCGGAAATTTGGCTATCAGCGACCGGTTCATCAAGCGGGACGTCACACTTCCCTTCGCCACGACCCAGTTCCTCGAAAGGGACGCCGATTATGTGAAATCCGTCGTCCCCGCCGCGAAAATCGAGCCCAAGCAGTTCTACATGGGGACGAGCTCCGAATGGTCAGCCGTCGAACAGGAGCTCGACGTCCGACGGCATTTGACCGATTCAATTTTGCTTGAACATATCTTGCCTGGTTCGGCCAGCTCGAAGTCGGCCTCGTGTTTCATCGTGGTCAAGTCTCACGCCGGCTCGGGCAAGTCGGTCTTCCTCCAGCGTCTCGCATGGGATGCGTCACGAGAGTACGACAAGCTTTGCCTCAAAATACGACCCGGCGGCAACATCAACCTGGCCGCCCTTTCCAATTTGGCCGACCAGGTCAACGAACGCATTTTCTTGTTCGTCGACAACATCGTCGAGTACCGACGCGACATCGTCTCGCTGTTTGATGAACGCGGCACGCTGGCAGGCCGAATCACGGTCGTGGGAGCGGCCAGAACGAACGAATGGAACCTCGCCCCAGACTCGCTGACTACCCTGGCTACCAACGTCTACGACCTCAAGTACCTGTCAAGGGACGAGATTGATGGGCTACTCGCCAAGCTTGAGACGCACAAATCGCTAGGTACGCTCGAAAAGCTCCCGCATTCCGCGAGGCAGGCGGCTTTCCTCGAGCTTGCAGACCGGCAGCTGCTCGTCGCTCTCCACGAGGCTACACTCGGCAAGCCGTTTGAGGACATCATACTTGATGAATACAATCAGATTTCGCCGCATCGGGCCCAGTTGATGTACCTGACCGTGTGCCTCCTCTACCAGTTCGGCTCTCCGGTGAGGGCGGGACTCATCTCTCGCCTCTACAATCTTCCGTTCTCGGAGTTCGAGAAATCGTTTTTCAAGCCCTTGGAACAAATCATCTCGGCCACCAAGGACACCGGCTCTGGCGACATGGTCTATAAGGCCCGCCATCCTCACATCGCCGAACTGGTCGTCAGCACCGTGCTTCAGAATAAAGAAGACCTCTTCCACGAAGTTCTCAAGGCAATCAGGTTCCTCAACCCGAGCTATAACAGCGATAATGCGGCCTTCAGGCGGCTCCTGAACGGCACGACGCTCGTGACGACCTTCCCGGACCATCAGATGGTTTCCCAACTCTTCGAAGCCGCAGAGGAGGTGACCGGGGAAAATGCCCACCTGCTCCAACAAAAATGTATTTATGAAATGAAGCGGCAGAATGGCAACCTGTCTCTCGCCGATTCGTATATCCAGAAAGCTCTGAGCTCGCCGAGACCGTCGAACGCCCTACACCACACGCACGCCGAACTGCACGTACGTCGGGCAGAGGCGGCGACCCAGCCGCTCGACAAGCGATATCATCTGGAAGAAGCCATCAAGATTTGCGAACAGCTCAAGTCCCGGAGAGACGACCCCTTCCCCTACTACACGCTCCTCAAAATCAAGACCGTCCAAATCAGGGATGAACTCAACTCGGACGACGCGAACGACGAATCGGTCGACCATCTCGTGAGAGCGGCCGAGAAAACCCTTCGCGAAGGGATGTCACGGCATTCGGACAATGCCTTCCTCTTGAAGGCAGAGGCTGACCTCGCCACTGTATTGTCGGAGCATTCTCGAGCTATCGGGGCGATGGAACGTTCTTTTGAAATCAATAATCGTGCATCACACATCGCGGTTAGATTGGCCGCCCACTATGAATCGCTGCAGAATCTCGACAAGGCCGTGGACATTTTCCGGAAGGGCATCGCCGCGAAAGCAAGCGACCAACGTCTGCACTACCTCTACGCGAAGCTACTGAGCGACCACGGTTTGGGGCAACCCGAGGAGATAAGCCACTATCTCAAAAAGAGCTTCGGTCCTGGCGACCGGAAGCTAGAACCGCGACTCCTTTACGGCCGACAGCTTTTCCTGATGGGCAAGCTTGAAGAGAGCGATGAAGTGTTTCATGACTTGAGGAATCACCGGATGTCCCCGGAGAGTCGCACGAGGCTCCGATTCAAAACCTCGGAGTCATTCATCGGCCAAGTCATATATATGGATTCTCATTACTTCATTATTTCGCGTTCTGGCGATTCCGCCAGGATTTATTGCAGCCGGGACGATTTGAGCCGGGCGGAGTGGGACAGCGTCGCGAAGGACTGTCGCGTTCGATTCAATATAGGATTTTGCATGAACGGCGTGCGTGCCTTCGCCGTTCAGAGGGCTTGA
- a CDS encoding formylmethanofuran dehydrogenase subunit E family protein, giving the protein MRRHPIALATAFVVLAASSSRAHELWFHLGGADQASARLTFGDTPAPGEAERVAEIAHTKVWAGGELLNVVRLPDGLEARLPEPRPALLTAYADRGVVDYQGQTFVIQLAAYAQTQAVDASRVGALGLGDDQARLLLVSKEGGPPVLRATWKGKPVADAVVKVFHGSDAPKEVRTDSQGEAPCPDLMEGPWTLYTQLVDKTPGKRDGRDYSETRYKATLAISPEAALGPAVAACLARVRETHGGTGPWAVAGYRMGDRALKELGLPRHSFNLLAVHRSPAEVQYTCIADGLQAATGVSPGKLNLRLEEAAASELKTVVTDRKSERSVTFTLKPEFVRSVLDLPPERLEAEGRRVASLPDEAIFATQVK; this is encoded by the coding sequence ATGCGTAGACACCCCATCGCCCTCGCGACGGCCTTCGTGGTCCTCGCGGCCTCGTCGTCCCGGGCCCACGAGCTTTGGTTCCACCTCGGCGGGGCCGACCAGGCGTCGGCCCGGCTCACCTTCGGCGACACGCCCGCCCCGGGCGAGGCCGAGCGGGTCGCCGAAATCGCCCACACCAAGGTCTGGGCCGGGGGCGAGCTGCTGAACGTCGTCCGCCTGCCCGACGGCCTGGAGGCCAGGCTGCCCGAGCCGCGGCCGGCCCTGCTCACCGCCTACGCCGACCGCGGCGTGGTCGACTACCAAGGGCAGACCTTCGTCATCCAGCTCGCCGCCTACGCCCAGACCCAAGCGGTCGACGCCTCCCGCGTCGGGGCCCTCGGCCTGGGCGACGACCAGGCCCGGCTGCTGCTGGTCTCGAAGGAGGGCGGACCGCCGGTGTTGCGGGCGACCTGGAAGGGCAAGCCCGTGGCCGACGCCGTCGTGAAGGTGTTCCACGGCTCGGACGCCCCGAAAGAGGTTCGCACCGACTCGCAGGGCGAGGCCCCCTGCCCCGACCTGATGGAGGGCCCCTGGACCCTGTACACGCAGCTCGTCGACAAGACGCCGGGCAAGCGTGACGGCCGGGACTACTCCGAGACCCGCTACAAGGCGACGCTCGCCATCAGCCCGGAAGCCGCCCTCGGCCCTGCGGTGGCGGCCTGCCTGGCCCGGGTGCGGGAGACGCACGGCGGGACCGGCCCGTGGGCGGTTGCGGGATATCGGATGGGCGATCGGGCCCTGAAGGAGCTGGGCCTCCCCCGGCACAGCTTCAACCTGCTGGCCGTGCATCGCAGCCCCGCCGAGGTCCAATACACCTGCATCGCCGACGGCCTCCAGGCCGCAACCGGGGTGAGCCCCGGCAAGCTGAACCTCCGGCTGGAGGAGGCGGCGGCGAGCGAGCTGAAGACCGTCGTGACCGACCGCAAGTCGGAGAGGTCGGTCACGTTCACGCTCAAGCCCGAGTTCGTCCGCTCGGTGCTCGACCTGCCGCCCGAGCGGCTGGAGGCGGAAGGCCGACGCGTCGCCTCGCTGCCCGACGAGGCCATCTTCGCGACGCAGGTTAAGTGA
- a CDS encoding DUF1559 domain-containing protein → MRLRRGFTLIELLVVIAIIAVLIALLLPAVQAAREASRRIQCTNNLKQLGLSLHNYHSAIGSFPSAGWVAPMNNWWVAQNLTAPGHFRYSSLLQILPYMELGAASNAMNFMLPLYDINGVDMPQNTTVYQMQVTSFLCPSDIRSSRNGNEAPCNYASCSGDGQPGGDGLAWTGGRPNGVLYLNSTTSMATVTDGTSNTAMMSEGTVGPNTTVSPNPQDVMVQLTLTLSQPSDIFLYQPLVPADCQASTNYRYDRHTNWIDGDYRHTMYDHYMGPNSKIYDCLRGPQHGWRTARSRHSGGVNVLMSDGSVRFFKDSVNLTAWQAVATVGGGEVVSSDAY, encoded by the coding sequence ATGCGACTTCGCCGCGGCTTCACGCTCATCGAACTTCTGGTGGTCATCGCCATCATCGCGGTCCTCATCGCCCTGCTGCTGCCGGCCGTCCAGGCCGCCCGCGAGGCGTCCCGCCGCATCCAATGCACCAACAACCTCAAGCAGCTCGGCCTCTCGCTGCACAACTACCATTCGGCCATCGGGTCCTTCCCCTCGGCCGGCTGGGTCGCCCCGATGAACAACTGGTGGGTGGCCCAGAACCTGACCGCCCCGGGCCACTTCCGCTACTCGTCGCTGCTCCAAATCCTGCCCTACATGGAGCTGGGGGCGGCCTCGAACGCGATGAACTTCATGCTCCCGCTCTACGACATCAACGGCGTCGACATGCCCCAGAACACGACCGTCTACCAGATGCAGGTGACGTCGTTCCTCTGCCCGAGCGACATTCGCAGCTCGAGGAACGGCAACGAGGCCCCGTGCAACTACGCCTCGTGCTCGGGCGACGGCCAGCCGGGCGGCGACGGGCTCGCCTGGACGGGGGGCCGGCCGAACGGCGTGCTCTACCTGAACTCGACGACCAGCATGGCGACCGTGACCGACGGCACGAGCAACACGGCCATGATGAGCGAGGGCACCGTCGGCCCGAACACGACCGTCTCGCCGAATCCCCAGGACGTCATGGTCCAGCTCACGCTCACGCTCAGCCAGCCCTCGGACATCTTCCTCTATCAGCCGCTGGTCCCGGCCGACTGCCAGGCGTCGACGAACTACCGCTACGACCGCCACACCAACTGGATCGACGGCGACTATCGCCACACCATGTACGACCACTACATGGGGCCGAACAGCAAGATTTACGACTGCCTCCGCGGCCCCCAGCACGGCTGGCGGACCGCCCGCAGCCGGCACTCCGGCGGGGTCAACGTGCTGATGTCCGACGGCAGCGTCCGGTTCTTCAAGGACTCGGTCAACCTCACGGCGTGGCAGGCCGTGGCCACGGTCGGCGGCGGCGAGGTCGTCAGCAGCGACGCATATTGA